The DNA window tagcCAGCAGTACATCTTATATAAACGTGGAGACAACAATGTAGTGTTTCGATAAGCTGTAATTGCACTTTTGTGGAatgattaatttgaaaattatatccTAAAATATGGAGGCAACAAAGCTTGGTATATCTTAGCATGGTGAAGGTGGGAGCCAACTTTGTATGTGATCCTTTATCTTTTTTAGTTATTTCTATCTAAATTTTGTATACCCATATATAAGCTTTGTAAGTatcaaattttaattgaaaaataattcctAATGTGTATCTAAATCACAATTATATTGTTGGAGAGCAACTTCTATTTTACTTGGAATTTGGGAAATATTAATTATGAGGTCCCTAAGAgatacccttcggggtggcccagtggtttgggcttgggttcttccatgttggaggtctcaagttcgaaatccCTTGCCAGCAAAAGCAAGGGTTTTGCCTTCTGgttcgagctcgtcgcaccgggtttgcctagtgcgggttacctctcctatgtgatttgcgagctattgcataggagcgagggttttaccctgtgcgcacctaaagggtagcggctgcgggtttcctttgtcacacaaaaaaaaaaaggttcctaagagatgaaaatattataaagcactttcatctttttatttCATTGTATTTTAGGAGTAATTTAGAGCTAAATAAAGGTTTTGAGAATCAagctttgtttattttattttgtatcatattttttgtttgttgtgtaTTGGTTACTGtcgagaatataattaaataataaaagtgagaatataattaaataataaaagtgtgttCTCTCTAGAAGCTTAAGCTTTTACATGAGATAGTCACACACTttaacatggtattagagcagaCAAAGGTCCTGGGATCGAACCTCACCTGCACCcatatcaaaaaaatttccACGTGCTTGGCCCATGAAAAAGAATCAAGCCCATCCGTGAGGGGgcgtgttgagaatataattaaaaaatataagtgTGTTCTCTTTAaaaacttaagcttttagatgatatagtcacacacttcaacagtTACTTGAGGATAtgtgtaccaaaaaaaaaaaaacctaaattgAGGTGCACTTGTAATATTGATTTCTTATgcattatatttttacataattatctAATATTAAGGAGTGTAATGCGATTTATTATGCATTATacttttacataattatttgataTTAAGGAACTCACATTTCTAGTCTCTAATTTATTtgtctatctatatataatataattttggtCTTGTGAAATTGATGCATGTGATGTGATCGTATATTATTTTCTGatttatttccttcttttctCTTACTTGCACATTTTGTTAATTTCAAATcccatttcttttaaaaaatataacagcTTGACTTTCCATCTTCCACTATAATTGTTAAGAGTACTATCTATTAAATGCCAATTTTCATTTGTAGCATCAAGTCCTTTCCAtcaattagatttttttttcaagtaattttgttccttttttatttttttaattgatgtAAAATCTTAGGTTTTTGGAAACTCTTGGTTTCAGAATGAGGGTGCttgcattatttttatgttgagataaataaaaaataaaagtttctatgttttgattttcaatgaaaatttaaggatatattttgattttccaAAATccaatttttagttatttttaatattcaagaacaatttttttttcactatatTTAATTAggttttttgcgattttcgtgATTGCGCGAGGCGCGGACATGTTTACTAGTTATAGCAAAACCAGATGTCTTAACTTCAAGTTAGATGCCACcaacaaaaaattcttttaacatGCTTGGTCTTTGAAAGCAAGAGTATGTGCTGCTAGGAATTGATATAGAAAAGAACTAGCTGAAGCAACTATTTCCATCCATAAAAGCTTAAAATTTCCACGACTTTCTTCATTTCTGTTATTTCTTCCTCCATACTACTTcaaattgttctttctttgaGATGAGAGTCTATCgtaaacaacctctctacctccaagGCAATAGTAAAGTTTGGGTACCCTTTACTTTCcctagaccccactttgtgggaaTACACGGGATATGTTGTCGTAAAAGCTTAAAACTTCACATGAGGTGAGACTCATAATGACAATGATTTAGCAGGCAAAGTTTCCTGCATATGCAGacaaagacttttttttttccgttGAGAATAAAGACTCTCTGATACCACTGTTAGAAACAGCTACAGAGACCATAGAATGTTCTTTATGTATAACCTGATTAATCTAACAGGCAGCTTTTGTAAGCTCCCTTTCcttctttttacttgtcatatttttgTTTGTCTTTTGTTTTTTGTGTTAAATAAGAAGCTTCACTTTTACTAAAAAACTGAGGAAAAGATTAGTACTCATTACCATCACTATGATTCTCTACTTATTGtcttaattccttttttttctatCTCAGGAGAAAAAGCTTCAAGATGAAATTGATCAGCTCAAAAAAGACATGAGAGATCAAGATGATATAATCAAAGTTCGTAAAGTTGAAGTGGACAAAAAAGAAACCTTCATATCTGGATATCGAAATGCTTATAATCAGTATAAAGTGGATAGAGACAAACTGCATGATGAGAggaagtatgatccttttcagTTATCTTAGGCTTATATGAGTGTTTTTTGAGCAGTATTATTTATCTAGAAATATCTGAACTCTTCAATTTCGTATTTGTGTTCGTCCCAGGTCTCTGTGGACACAGGAGACTGAACTGACTACTGAAATTGAACGGCTCAAGGCTGAAGTTGTGAAGGCAGAGAAAAGCCTAGATCATGCAACTCCTGGTGTGAGTAACTGCTTTAACATGTCATCACGTAACATTCCTGGGCTATATAGTTCCAACTTTAAAAACTTggcacttttctttttttccccttAATTTCATCAATGATAGTAATCCATTCTTCCAATATTTAACACCTGattgataaaagaaataaaaaatatttaacaccTGATTGCCGAGAAAACGaccaaaatggtccttaatATATGAGGGTTGAAGATTTTTGGtcctttatatatatcatcttattgaaatagtccttaatgtatacaaaaaaaaatgactattttggtCCTTAACCTAGAACTAACCATACAAGTGAAAAATTTCTGTTAAACTTAACAGTGGGCAGCACAAAATTATCCCTTTCTCCCTCAGTTTTCTCTTTCACCACCTTTAGAGGGGATGCTCCATTTTCAATTCACCCACTTGTCATATtcttgtaaaaatatatatatatatatatagatacacACACTACACTCATTTGTTAATTCCCCTCTAAAATAATAATCCCCAGCAACTCCCATTTttagacacaaaaaaaaatcgatccatgaaaataaatatgaaccAAGTAAATTAGATAAAACACTCCATTTCTCTTTTAGGAGATCTCCATAAGTAAACTCTTTTCAAGACTAATAActtttttatgtatttgttttttatttcgCTGATAACATTAAAGGGTGAAAACGGAATGGATAAAGGTGAAAAATATAATCTTAAAATATTCTTTGAGATTTGAAGAGATTTTTGtgtgtcaattttttttctggTAAAATTTGGTTTTAAAAAGGAGGGNGTAAATTAGATAAAACACTCCATTTCTCTTTTAGGAGATCTCCATAAGTAAACTCTTTTCAAGACTAATAActtttttatgtatttgttttttatttcgCTGATGACATTAAAGGGTGAAAACGGAATGGATAAAGGtgaaaaatagaatcttaaAATATTCTTTGAGATTTGAAGAGATTTTTGTGTGTCAATTGTTTTTCTGGTAAAATTTGGTTTTAAAAAGGAGGAGGGTAATggagagaaaaataaatcaattgaaAGTTACAGCAGAAGAAAGAAGATAGAGGGAGAAGAGGTTTGCCATGTGGTGATTTTGTGGGACCCACAGTTAAGTTCAGCAAAAAGTATCACTGGTATAGTTAGTTTTATGGTTAAAGACCAAAATggtcatatttttatatacattaaggactatttTAGTAAGGTAATATACATAAAGGACCAAGAATATTCAAGccccatacattaaggaccattttgaccattttctcccTGATTGCCAGATGCCTGGTATGAAGTTTGAATTGCTCCTGTTATCAGTAGGTGTTGTCATAACTGCATGTAGTGGGCATTATGTATTCACCAGGGAGGATGGTCCAGTGAAATCCCTTGGTTTTTACTCTTGAGCCTAAACCAATTTGAAATGCTTGTTTTCACGAGTTGAGGTAGTcaaagaattaaaattttctgTAGCGAAAAAAATCAAAGATCCCAGGAACTGTGATGTATAAGTAAAATATAGGTATTTCGTGTCACAATCTACAAGACCTATTTGTGGGAGACAGGCTAAGTCTAGTATTATATAATGTCTATTATTAGGTTAAGAGATAAGATCACCGGAAAAAGCTTACCCAGGTGGTACCATATGTACAACTACAATAAGAGTTAACATAGGAATAGTAAATGTACAAAGGAGCACAAAACTGTGATAGGCCAAATTAGCCTAACTATGGATAGTCTCTTAAGTCTGTTCTATATAATTCTAACTTTCTAAGTGAACTCAAAGAATAAACCTTTGAGGTGTTTCAATTTCAACTTTCTGAATTAGGGGTCTTCCCATTTTCAAAGCAtcttacaattatttatatcatGATATTGTCTTGAGACTGCATTCCCATGTTTGTCCCTGGTTGTTAGATCTTTATTCCGAGAGAATAGGGAATAGAAGACAAAACTGGAATGGATGATTAACTGTCATTTCTATATTCTAACTTACCGAAATGGTATGTATTCCTGCACAATAAATATGCTAGATTTctcattactttttttttttttggaaattctcAGGATATAAGAAGGGGTCTGAATTCTGTAAGGAGAATTTGCAGAGAGTATGAAATCTCTGGAGTATTTGGACCAATTTTTGAGTTGCTTGAATGTGAGGACAAGTTTTTTACAGCTGTTGAAGTTACTGCTGGAAACAGGTATTGATCAAAGTTCTGCCAAGGACAAGAAGCTGTTGAATGCTGATTATTGTCTTTTGCAGCTTGCCAAGCTACAACACTGCTTTGTATCTGTTCGGTGCGTATACTGACACGACTTGCTCTCTCTGTCTTTGCAGCTTATTCCATGTTGTGGTTGATAATGATGAAACATCAACTAAAATTATTAGACACCTCAATGCTCAAAAAGGTGGACGAGTTACATTTATTCCATTGAACAGGGTTAAAAAACCACATGTTAATTATCCACAGGGCTCTGATGTGATTCCGCTTCTGAAGAAATTGAGGTTTTCTGATTCATATTGTAGGGCATTTGAGCAGGTCTGTAATTTAGTTTCACGTAGTATTGCAATATTCTCAATCACTTCAGTCATGGCATAACCAGCCTTTTGTGTCTGGTCCTTTGGGGCTTTTGTTGTAGATTTTCACTTGCCTAATCTGTTTAGGATcagtataattttaatttttgttcataTACAGATTACATATAGTTTTCTGTTAGATCTTTATATACTTCATCCATGatcagaaaaaaaagaaaaaactaagtTGTGGCTGTGGTTGTCTTCTCTACTCTTTTAACTGGAAGTTTGACTGGATTGTGGAGTAACCATCTCGAttcaatttgtatttttattcttttagttTTAGTATATTCAGTAAAGCTGTTATTACTTCTAACGCCTATTATTCCAGTAAAGACTTTATATATTTATCTCTGCTAGGTGTTTGCAAGAACTGTAATTTGTCGAAATCTGGATGTTGCTACCAGGGTTGCTCGTACCGATGGGCTTGACTGTATCACTCTGGAAGGTTAGGTCGTGAGCGACCTTATTCTGACTACTTTGATTGGTTTTTAGTAGAATTAGCCTGATCTGACCTGCCTTGTTTTTGCAGGTGACCAAGTTAGTAAAAAAGGTGGCATGACTGGTGGATTTTATGATCATAGACGCTCAAAATTGAGGTTTATGAGCACCATCAAACAGAATACAGTGTCCATCAACCTGAAGGAGCGTGAACTTGAGGAAGTTAGATATAAACTTCAAGATATCCTTACTGGGTTTCTTTACATCTTAACATTGTTCAGTACCCTTTTTACTTTGGTGTGTTATTCTTTTCGATCTTTGCTAATACTATTGCTGAAGGAAATTCCCTAGACTTCTGCATACACTTCACTCATTTTGTTCTTGACATCACACATCTTTGGCTACGTTACACGGTCAGTGGTTTCTAGCAACTGTGAAATTTTAGCTAACTAGTAGGTGCTAGCACCTGTGGAACTTTTCCTCAGATGATATGGTTCGAACTCAAACTAGAAACTTAGTTAATGAAACAACCGCTAATGTTATAATTGCATGTATGTTCTTTCCTCATCATTTAATTTGCGAAAGGGGCTTACAGTGCACGAAATGCTCGTTTTCTAGTGAGAGGTTGGAGTATATGTACAGCCTTCTCCTTCCTTTTGTGcaagagaggctgtttccatgCATGTTTCCTCCAACTTGTAAGTTCATTGAGGAAGCAACTCAGCTGTCGCACCATTGTCTATTCACTTTCATGTGAATTTGATTCCGTGTATAAATGAGTCACGTGCATTTAGTTAATTGCTTGAACAATTTTAATATATCCTACTTGTGTGCTTCTAGGTGGACTGTGGACactgtgagaaatatatgagaaaaatattattgaattgttgttgtgtacattattacattgagaccctatttatagaccctagaatacaatcctttaccaagtaggatactatttagtattcctatttctatttctattactattcctattctaataggattgtataaacctattcctattctaatagaattgtataaacatattcctattctaataggattgtataaacctattcctattctaaccaTGCCATTGCACAGGCAAAACAGAGATCTCACTCCAAGGAAACCATGAAGGAAACCACTCTGGTACAGTAAAATAATCTGGTTTAAACAGTGGACTAGGAACACCTTCGCCACGATTACGTCGTCGCAGAGGATCAAATGAGGTCCCTGGGGAGGTTGTCAAAGCAAATGGAGCCCATATGCTTGTTGACGATAGAAACAAGTATAAGTCAATGTTGATCCGTCTATATTCAACTCTCTGGATGATAGGTGGTTTTGCTTTCATCATTGCTTGTNAGTGATGCATGTTGAGTAAAACACAGAAGGGAATTTTACTCCAAtttattataaaagaaaaccCCGGAATTATATAGTATTAATTTTGTACATATTGAAGTTCCAGAATCTCAGAGCCCATTAATTCTTTTAATACATTCCAAGCTCAAGTGAGAAGACTATTGTCAAATTGTATTAGTTAATAGAGATCATACAACACTCAGGCTGCCTTTTGACAAGTTTTTGGCATTTCAGCTTTTGTAGCCTGCCACCCAGTCCTTAACTTTCTGTGGTGCCTTACCAGAAGATTGATTTGCTTAACGAGGCAGACTGGATGTCAACCTGAAAATATCTCCACACTGTTTAATCCAACTTATAGATCTCTATTAACTAATACAATTTGAACATAAGTCAACCCTCAGgggttggcctgctggcaattgacttgagccttggggtttgctccctttcaaggtctcaagtttgaaacccactaggtgcaaacaatttctgagggccatcggactggataaaacctgaattaaccgtggtgcacttgcgggaaactccttgccgagggcctgtgcacccccgggattagtcggggctcaaagagactcggacacccggtgcaaatcaaaaaaaataaaatttgaacatAAGTCTTCTCACTTGAGCTTGGAATGTATTAAAAGAATTAATGGGCTCTGAGATTATGGAACTTCAATATGTACAAAATTAATACTATATAATTCCGGggttttcttttataataaaTTGGAGTAAAATTCCCTTCTGTGTTTTACTCAACATGCATCACTTATTTCCTTTTACTCTTGAAAGGGCTGCCAACAATTTTTGTGTGGATTAGAAAGTTAGAGGCAACAACAAGGTCTTATAGTTCTCCTTTCTTGGTGTCACGGGCTTTATTTATCCAGTGTTCTAAGGATGTTCAAAGTATACGTTTCACCTTTTGTTCTTTCACTTAGCTTTTCCCACATATAGACCAGAAAATTAATGAACTTGTGGCTGAGCAGCAGAAAAATGATGCTGGCCTGGGTCACGACAAGTCTGAGTTAGAACAGCTTAAACAAGACATTCTTAATGCTGAAAGACAGAAACAATCCATCTTAAAAGCTCTTCAAAAGAAGGTGCCTCCTGTTGAAAATCTTTTGAATCTCTTGCTTCTACTCTGTTTCTTCTACAATTAGAGACTGTCGATATGTGCAGGAGAAACTGCTTGGGAATATTCTGAATCAAATAGATCAGCTCAGAGCTAGTATAGCTATGAAACAAGATGAAATGGGAACAGAACTTGTTGATCATTTAACGCCGGAAGAGCGAGATTCTTTGTCACGTTTGAACCCTGAAATCACGACTCTGAAGGAGCAGCTGATTGCTTGCAGGGCAAATCGGATAGAGGTTTGTCGATGTCAAGATTACTTAAGTCAGTATATGACATATTGATACAACAATTTCTCGTTTTCTATTGGCTTTTGTAGACTGAAACTAGAAAAGAGGAGCTTGAGATGAATCTGTCAACAAATCTTGAAAGACGAAAGCAAGAGTTAATGGCTATGAATTCTTCTGTCGACGTTGATATGCTACAGGCTGAAGTTGAGAGCAAGTATCAGGAACTTAAGGATGCGGACTCACTAGTTGATCATGTCACTAAAGAGCTTACAAGTGAGttcattatttgattttgaagCTTTTGGTATCGTATACATtcaacatttttaatacataagATGGCCTGCACAGGGGTTTCTCGAAATATAGATGAGCGAAACAAGAGGCTCAAGCAGATCAAACAGGAAAAGGATAATCTGAAGGCAAATATTCTCTATTCTATTTCAAGTTCACATGGCCCACGTTTAGTTTTGTGctaatacataaatttttttacagGCTCTTGAAGATAAGTATCAGAATACACTTCAGGATGAAGCAAGAGAACTGGAACAGATGCTAAGTAAACGGAACACCTATCTTGCCAAGCAAGAAGAATACTCTAAGAAAATTCGGGAACTGGGTCCTTTATCTTCTGATGCCTTTGAGACGTATTGCTCTTCCCTAAATATGCATATATCCTTTTCGGCATTTGAATATGGAGAACTCTATTTtgctttcattttcttttattgtttatCTTGATAGAACTTCTTGTGCTAGAAGTCACAAGCATTCGGATATAAATACAACCGTGAGTGACTGTAATGATCATAAATTCTGTTTAAATGGTGAAATTGTAAGGTGAAGAGGATTCTTGACAGTATGCCCTTTAGGTATTCAACAAAATCTAATCAATGAAGGAACAGTGATACatagtaatattttcttctaataTTCTCTAGAAAATGAGGTTGGAGCATAAGTTGTTCCATATGTTTGGTTTGTTTGGTGAACTTCCATGGGATGTTAGAAACTTAGAATAAGAACTGATGACTGAATTGCCTATTTAAGTATCTTCTTTTGCATGTAGAAGAACCTTTAAGACCAATAACTTAATTTTAAGGTACTGTCTCACGAGTGCTTCGAATCATTGTTCATCAAAACATTGTAAACTGTCATATGAGTACAGTTTGAACTTGTTCAAGTGTTTGCATATAGTTGAAATGATGCTTTAACTAATTCACGTCCTAGAAGTGAGCTCTCTCGTATTCTTCCAGCAGAATGTTGAAATTCAAGTATAGACATATTTCTGATACATCTGAGTAGCTAAATAATTGACGAAAATAGGGAATCGTGTGAAATTGATGGTTGTTGAAAGTGAGGCGATAATTTGGCGTCTGTATTACTGAGGAAAATGTCTAGATTGCTGAATAACATTTGTCTCCATCTCTTTCCGTTGTAGTTTGATCTTGTTCATACTTGTGTGTTGTTGCTTTTTGTCACTCAAGAGTAAGACAGTAAGCTATCATCTTTTATCTGCTTGTTGTAATTGCATTTGTTTTTAGTCCTTTTAAATGTCTTTGCTTCATGACAGGAATAGCTTCTAGACCTGTTTCCTTGTTGCCTTCTACCCCTTCTAAAAAGTCTAGGAAAGAAAATGTGGAGATACTCTAAAGCATGCCTTATAGTATAAACCTGTGTTCAAGTGTTCAGTTGTTTAAATTTGTGCACATTATAAAGCCTTTTGAcctctaaaattttattttacactaggaacaattatttatttttgaaaaaataggaGGTGATATGTAACATGCAATATTACCTTTAGACAGGTGCATTGGCTTTTGTTCTTCTGACATAATGGTTGGAACTGCTTAATTGCTAGTTGACTACAAATATAATGAGGGTgtttgtaaatgtaaaattaatgCCATTATTTTGGTGATTAATGTAAATTCTAGGTACAAAAGAAGGAACGTAAAAGAATTATATAAGATGCTGCACAAGTGTAACGAGCAGCTGCAACAGTTCAGCCATGTAAACAAAAAGGCACTTGATCAATATGTAAATTTTACCGAGCAAAGAGAAGAACTCCAAAGAAGGCAAGCTGAACTGGATGCTGGGGATGAGGTATATAAAGCATGTATTTTATGGATTTGAACTTGTGTATGTTTATGTTTTGATAGCAGTTGAGTTTGGCTCCCTTCATTTGTCTTGCATCAATCATGGCAGAAAATCAAGGAACTTATATCTGTCCTGGATATGAGGAAGGATGAATCAATTGAGCGCACGTTCAAGGGCGTGGCTAAACATTTCCGTGAAGTATTCTCTCAGCTTGTTCAAGGAGGTCATGGGTTCTTAgttatgatgaagaaaaaggtTTGTTTTGTTTGTCACATAGCACATTATGTGTCTTTCCATTGGGCTACCTCTTGCTCATTTTCGTACTTCCTCTTGTTCTGTTCAAAGTTCTCATTATGGTGCACTTGCAATAAACAGATCCTGTGTATATGAGAAGTCTCATGgaaattaaaccataatttatacaaatgagtTATTCTATAAGTCATGTAGATATGTTTAAACAAAGTGCAAATATAGACTTTAAGAGATttaaattttggaaataaaaatgTCTTAATGAGAGTAATCAATATGGTTACATATGGCCAAGTACCTCTTCACAGTGGaaggtaaattattttttttttgatttgcaccgggtgtccgagtctctttgagccccgactaatcccgggggtgcacagtGGAAGGTAAATTATATTGtgcttataatgacaaccatttacttttctttgaaatttgttACAGAATTTGACTGATGTGAGTGAGCTAAGAAACAGAAACTCAATAGATGGTGCTCAACAAATTATTTGAAGAGGAAACACTTGAAAAACAATAAACTAATAGAATTGGCAATATAAGAAAGTGGGAGTATATCGATTGCTGAACTTCTTGAATGCTTAGCTGGCTTAGAAAATCAAAATATCTCACTCATGGAGTATTCAGTAGATTACATACAGCTAGAACTTAAACTTCAAAGGAAGAATTCAATAAATTGTCCAATGAAAAATGGAGAGATTAAGAGGCTATAATAAATGGAGTAGCACTTAGACACAGCGACAGACATAGCTGTATAACATAATAGTTATACGAGTGGTCCTCTGAGCATAAAAAAAAGTTGCACGAGTGGTATTCCGGATTGTTAACCTTCTTGTTGTAATTTCTAAGTATTAATGCCAGTGCCAGATAATATACAGTACACTTTGGGATTACATACCGGtggctagtttttttttttttgaacttagTAACTTGGTATTATATCACAACCAGTACATGGGTTGTACTGTAACCTTGTATACATATGTACTGCAAATTTTACTGCCCTGAACCTAAATTGAGTCTAGAACATCAACTATAGAGACAGTTTCATTTGAGTATACCTggttacaccaaaaacataacaaCACAATGCATTTTAGTTTAACCTTCTGCTCACTATTCTCTATGctctcaaaacacctagaattcCTCTATTTCCAAGTTGACCACCATATAGCAGCAGGGATAATTCTCCATCTGTCTCTGTTTTTAGCATGTACTCCTGCTTCCTCCCAGCTCTTCAGAGCCTCTGAGACTTTCCTGGGCATGGTCCAGGAGATGCCTTTGAGACTTAGAAAGATTCTCCGTAGCTTAAGGGTGTAAGTGCAGTGTAGAAACAGATGGTTCACTGTCTCATATGTTTCCTTACAAAGAAAATATCTCGAGCATAAAGTTATCCCTTTCTTCATCACATTGTCCTGAGTCAAAGCTGCTTCTTTGGCCAATAACCAGATGAAACAGGATATTTTGTAAGGTATCCTATTTTTCCAAATTTGCTTCCATGGCCAGTTTAGATTATGATTACTAGGTCGCCTAGTATATTCCTCATTTTCAATATGACTTCCTAGGGCTAATGGTATTTCTTTGGTTCTCGCTTTCTAATTTCTCCTTAAAATCATTAGATTCCACCATTATAAAATGGGTGATGGAATATTTGTTTGCCGCCTCTTCATTTCCTGTCAAGAAAACACAATTGATGGTCCCAGAAACATCTGTGTATTATTACCCTGTAGGTGTCCTTTAATAGTGTATTGCATGTAACATTGTCACTAAGAATTACTAAGCTGATACATACTTGGCTAGTTATCATTATCAGAATTTGCCTGTATAAAATGGTAGttttcacatttattttgtATGGATGAACTTCTGGAAGTACACGGGTCTGTGTAAGTTGGCTTTCTTAAATGATGAGGATCACTAGAGTCTTGTGTTGTTGCTTCTAGGATGGTGAGGAAGATGACAATGATCCTGATGATGATGAGCCGCGTGCTGATGCAGAGGGAAGAGTTGAGAAATATATTGGTGTGAAAGTGAAGGCATGTATTTCTTACCATTTTATCTTCTGCTGATTGTGATCATCTCATCGAGTCATCATTATTGAATTCTATTTTGGAGCAATAGTTCCGATAATCATACAAAAAACTAGTCAGAGAATTCTTCTGCTGTTTacacaattattttgaaatctTCATCTTTGAGCTAATTTTCAATTGGTACTTCAATTGAATTTAATGTTCTTATGATAGGTGTCGTTCACTGGACAAGGAGAAACACAGTCAATGAAACAGTTATCAG is part of the Solanum stenotomum isolate F172 chromosome 8, ASM1918654v1, whole genome shotgun sequence genome and encodes:
- the LOC125872947 gene encoding structural maintenance of chromosomes protein 3, which produces MYIKQVIIEGYKSYREQVATEDFSPKVNCVVGANGSGKSNFFHAIRFVVSDLFHNLRSEERQALLHEGAGHQVLSAFVEIVFDNSDNRMPVDKEEVRLRRTVGLKKDEYFLDGKHITKTEVQNLLESAGFSRSNPYYVVQQGKIASLTLMKDSERLDLLKEIGGTRVYEERRRESLKIMQETGNKRKQIIQVVQYLDERLNELEQEKEELKKYQQLDRQRKSLEYTIFDKELHDARQKLNEVEEARNKVAENSTKMYESVLEAHEKSKELEKLSKDLTKEIQILSKEKEAVEKQRTEAIRKRAKLDLDYKDLQEKMSTNIKAKDDAQKQLMILEREVQETKNALNDIKPLHEKQVKEEEDITRGIMDREKRLSILYQKQGRATQFASKAARDKWLQKEIDEYERVLSSTLMQEKKLQDEIDQLKKDMRDQDDIIKVRKVEVDKKETFISGYRNAYNQYKVDRDKLHDERKSLWTQETELTTEIERLKAEVVKAEKSLDHATPGDIRRGLNSVRRICREYEISGVFGPIFELLECEDKFFTAVEVTAGNSLFHVVVDNDETSTKIIRHLNAQKGGRVTFIPLNRVKKPHVNYPQGSDVIPLLKKLRFSDSYCRAFEQVFARTVICRNLDVATRVARTDGLDCITLEGDQVSKKGGMTGGFYDHRRSKLRFMSTIKQNTVSINLKERELEEVRYKLQDIDQKINELVAEQQKNDAGLGHDKSELEQLKQDILNAERQKQSILKALQKKEKLLGNILNQIDQLRASIAMKQDEMGTELVDHLTPEERDSLSRLNPEITTLKEQLIACRANRIETETRKEELEMNLSTNLERRKQELMAMNSSVDVDMLQAEVESKYQELKDADSLVDHVTKELTRVSRNIDERNKRLKQIKQEKDNLKALEDKYQNTLQDEARELEQMLSKRNTYLAKQEEYSKKIRELGPLSSDAFETYKRRNVKELYKMLHKCNEQLQQFSHVNKKALDQYVNFTEQREELQRRQAELDAGDEKIKELISVLDMRKDESIERTFKGVAKHFREVFSQLVQGGHGFLVMMKKKDGEEDDNDPDDDEPRADAEGRVEKYIGVKVKVSFTGQGETQSMKQLSGGQKTVVALALIFAIQRCDPAPFYLFDEIDAALDPQYRTAVGNMVRDLADRGSTQFITTTFRPELVKVADKIYSVSHKNRVSKVTVVSREGALDFIEQDQSHN